One window from the genome of Bdellovibrio sp. NC01 encodes:
- the mreC gene encoding rod shape-determining protein MreC: MLIGIVLALPLLSINMQQRPQESHWLVKPFSLLGSAVSETFYSFSHGVKGTTAMYVDLINIKKQSEELHSANNELQARLEKMNELSLENDRLRELLSFKQQTKMSLTSAQVIGRDLVIDHNTITINKGTQDGIKAGQAVVTTGGVLGYIFKPEPFTAHVMLITDRYAVVDGIVQRTRAHGIVEGKSQNGCALKYVERTEDVKQGDLVVTGGLDNIFPKGFPVAIVESVERKTFSVSLKVDLRPVVDPYKVEEVFVVVDAAKEDFGDKYALPGTTAADATAVPGTGATPSAAATPAASPAATTATAPVAPAAPSAKPATPKPTTATTAKPEEKRQ, encoded by the coding sequence GTGCTTATTGGAATCGTGCTGGCTTTGCCACTCCTTTCCATCAATATGCAGCAAAGACCGCAAGAGTCGCACTGGTTGGTAAAACCATTCAGTCTTCTCGGCTCCGCTGTGTCCGAAACATTTTATAGCTTCAGCCACGGTGTCAAAGGCACGACAGCCATGTACGTGGATTTGATCAACATCAAAAAGCAAAGCGAAGAATTGCACAGCGCAAATAACGAACTTCAAGCGCGTTTAGAAAAGATGAATGAGTTGTCTTTGGAAAATGATCGCTTGCGCGAGCTTCTTTCTTTCAAACAACAAACTAAGATGTCTTTAACTTCAGCGCAAGTTATCGGTCGCGATCTGGTTATCGATCACAACACGATCACAATTAATAAAGGAACACAGGATGGCATCAAAGCCGGCCAAGCTGTTGTGACAACAGGTGGTGTACTTGGTTACATCTTTAAACCAGAACCGTTCACGGCTCACGTGATGTTGATTACAGATCGTTATGCGGTTGTTGACGGTATCGTTCAAAGAACTCGTGCTCACGGTATCGTTGAAGGCAAAAGCCAAAACGGTTGCGCCTTGAAATACGTGGAAAGAACAGAAGACGTGAAACAAGGTGACCTGGTTGTCACTGGCGGCCTTGATAACATCTTCCCTAAAGGTTTCCCGGTTGCGATCGTTGAAAGCGTTGAAAGAAAAACCTTCAGCGTTTCTTTGAAAGTCGATTTGCGCCCGGTAGTTGATCCTTATAAAGTTGAAGAAGTGTTCGTTGTGGTTGATGCAGCCAAAGAAGATTTCGGCGATAAGTATGCACTTCCAGGCACAACTGCGGCTGATGCAACAGCAGTTCCCGGCACAGGCGCAACTCCTTCGGCCGCAGCGACACCTGCTGCTTCCCCTGCTGCAACAACGGCGACCGCTCCTGTAGCGCCAGCAGCGCCATCTGCAAAACCGGCGACTCCTAAGCCAACAACGGCGACGACTGCCAAGCCTGAGGAGAAAAGACAGTGA
- the mrdA gene encoding penicillin-binding protein 2, with the protein MSTYVSNPDEAKEYQNRYRLFYIVIAATFTIFTMRLWYLQIISGNELREFSEKNRIKQNKIAAPRGLMLDRDGKVLVENLPGFEAILSPQYIEDLNELAKDVAPVLGMEPDKLIQKVQKSRKQNGPFAQIRLKENLSREEVFRLKRMRLDTPGLEIRESIVRYYPLRENGAQLFGYVSEISKRQIPVLNELYKGNLKFDQGDIIGKSGLEETLERDIRGTDGISFIQVDAHGREAVTQTPNIYGEQIKDQIAVHGNNAVLTIDRDLQEQAFESFLKSGVDARGHIGAIFAMKTNGEVLAWVSTPSFDPNEFSTGITPQTWSKLINDPFKPLRNKVIQDHNAPGSTFKPLVAVAALGEKVITPTTIVSAPGVFFFGRRPYHDSLKQGHGNITVYQAIEESSNVFFYKMGIALGVDKMYDYIHNLGIGQKTGIELSREVSGIMPNSAWKKATVGEEWQAGENLSTAIGQGFVTVTPISMAVAYNAIATEGKVVKPFVVRKILDQDGKVLRENFPQVVRDLQQAQPNGVKITPETFKVVKEGMRLVANGPKGTARYWKVPGVEFAGKTGTAQVMGFSADQIYSSCTSRPMHMRHHGWFVSYAPADNPEIVIAILAEHACHGNTGAVPIAREIYQKYFEKYHPDIIANALKNKGVKKKAEAAATSEGE; encoded by the coding sequence ATGAGTACTTACGTTAGTAATCCGGACGAGGCAAAAGAGTATCAGAATCGATACCGCCTGTTTTACATTGTTATCGCTGCGACTTTCACAATCTTCACGATGCGTTTGTGGTATCTACAAATCATCTCGGGTAATGAGCTTCGCGAGTTCTCTGAAAAAAATCGTATCAAACAAAATAAAATCGCGGCGCCTCGTGGTTTGATGTTGGATCGTGACGGCAAAGTATTGGTAGAAAATCTACCAGGCTTTGAAGCGATCTTGTCCCCGCAATATATCGAAGACTTGAACGAGCTTGCTAAAGACGTCGCTCCGGTTTTGGGTATGGAGCCAGATAAGTTGATTCAAAAAGTTCAAAAGAGCCGCAAACAAAACGGTCCTTTTGCACAAATTCGTTTGAAAGAAAACTTAAGCCGCGAAGAAGTCTTTCGTTTGAAACGCATGCGCTTGGATACTCCGGGACTTGAAATCCGTGAATCTATCGTGCGCTACTACCCGCTTCGTGAAAATGGCGCGCAACTTTTTGGTTACGTGTCTGAGATCTCGAAACGTCAGATCCCTGTTCTGAATGAGCTTTATAAAGGTAACTTGAAGTTTGACCAAGGTGATATCATCGGTAAGTCAGGCTTAGAGGAAACTTTGGAACGCGACATTCGTGGTACTGACGGTATCAGCTTTATTCAAGTCGATGCCCATGGTCGCGAGGCTGTGACGCAAACTCCGAATATCTACGGCGAACAAATCAAAGATCAAATCGCGGTTCACGGTAACAATGCCGTTTTGACGATTGACCGTGATCTTCAAGAACAGGCGTTTGAGTCGTTCTTGAAATCTGGCGTGGATGCTCGTGGTCACATCGGTGCGATCTTTGCGATGAAAACAAACGGCGAAGTTTTGGCGTGGGTTTCCACTCCATCATTCGACCCGAATGAATTCTCGACAGGGATTACTCCACAAACGTGGTCAAAGCTGATCAACGATCCGTTTAAACCTCTTCGTAATAAAGTTATCCAAGATCACAATGCCCCTGGTTCGACTTTCAAACCATTGGTGGCAGTTGCCGCTTTGGGTGAAAAAGTTATTACGCCGACAACAATCGTCAGTGCACCGGGTGTGTTCTTCTTCGGTCGTCGTCCATACCATGACTCTTTGAAACAAGGTCACGGTAACATCACGGTTTACCAAGCAATCGAAGAATCATCGAACGTGTTCTTCTATAAAATGGGTATCGCGTTGGGCGTAGATAAAATGTACGACTACATCCACAACCTAGGTATCGGTCAAAAAACAGGTATCGAGTTGTCGCGTGAAGTTTCCGGTATCATGCCGAACTCTGCGTGGAAAAAAGCCACTGTAGGTGAAGAATGGCAAGCCGGTGAAAACTTAAGTACTGCCATCGGTCAGGGCTTCGTGACGGTGACTCCGATCTCTATGGCGGTTGCTTACAATGCGATCGCGACAGAGGGCAAAGTTGTTAAGCCTTTCGTTGTTCGTAAAATCTTAGACCAAGACGGAAAAGTTTTGCGCGAGAATTTCCCACAAGTTGTGCGCGATCTTCAACAAGCGCAACCAAACGGCGTGAAAATCACTCCGGAAACGTTTAAAGTTGTTAAAGAAGGTATGCGCCTGGTTGCGAACGGTCCTAAGGGTACAGCTCGTTACTGGAAAGTTCCTGGCGTTGAGTTCGCTGGTAAAACAGGTACGGCTCAGGTCATGGGCTTCTCTGCGGATCAGATCTATTCAAGCTGTACGTCTCGTCCAATGCATATGCGACATCATGGTTGGTTCGTATCTTATGCGCCGGCAGACAATCCAGAGATCGTGATCGCGATCTTGGCGGAACATGCCTGCCACGGTAACACGGGCGCGGTTCCAATCGCCCGCGAGATCTATCAAAAGTATTTCGAAAAATATCACCCTGACATCATTGCGAATGCTTTGAAAAACAAAGGTGTTAAGAAAAAAGCAGAAGCAGCTGCTACAAGTGAGGGCGAGTAA
- the rodA gene encoding rod shape-determining protein RodA: MFNSLHVEERTLFKKLDINLIVVILALNVIGLINLYSATHGPTSAEVSGLFISQIMWLFVGWTVFLVTTLLDYNIVNRIAIVIYVLNLGAIVYTTFFGRVALGAQRWIDLGFFRYQPSETMKLALIMMMAKILANKNTHGNGMGFKEMFGPLLVLGIPFVFVVEQPDLGTAMMLAAIGGSMLLFAKVKKWILATAVVAGIIALPVAWKFVLHDYQKNRVLTFLSPTNDPRGTGYNSIQSKIAVGSGRFFGKGFMKGTQSQLEFLPERHTDFIYSVLSEEHGFVGSVAVMGLFCFLFLTGIRIATNARDKFGALLTVGVLCYVFWHMFVNMGMVIGLLPIVGVPLPLLSYGGSSMLTTMAGLGLVSSVAYRRYLF, encoded by the coding sequence ATGTTTAATTCACTTCATGTTGAAGAAAGAACGCTCTTCAAAAAGTTAGATATCAATTTGATCGTTGTGATCCTGGCATTGAACGTCATTGGTTTGATCAATTTGTACAGTGCGACTCACGGCCCTACTTCTGCGGAAGTTTCTGGTTTGTTCATTTCACAAATCATGTGGTTGTTCGTAGGTTGGACGGTCTTCTTGGTCACGACGTTGTTAGACTATAATATCGTCAATCGTATCGCGATTGTGATCTATGTGCTGAATTTGGGTGCCATCGTTTATACGACTTTCTTTGGTCGTGTCGCTTTGGGTGCGCAACGTTGGATCGACCTTGGTTTCTTCCGTTACCAACCGTCTGAAACGATGAAGCTTGCATTGATCATGATGATGGCAAAGATCCTGGCGAATAAAAATACTCACGGCAACGGCATGGGCTTTAAAGAAATGTTTGGTCCGTTGTTGGTTCTTGGTATTCCATTCGTATTCGTCGTTGAACAACCTGACTTGGGTACAGCGATGATGTTGGCAGCCATCGGTGGCTCGATGTTGTTGTTTGCGAAGGTTAAAAAATGGATCTTAGCAACAGCCGTTGTTGCGGGAATCATCGCCTTGCCTGTGGCTTGGAAGTTTGTACTTCATGACTACCAAAAAAACCGTGTCTTGACGTTCCTATCGCCAACGAACGACCCGCGCGGAACTGGTTACAACTCGATTCAATCTAAAATCGCAGTGGGTTCTGGTCGCTTCTTCGGTAAAGGCTTCATGAAGGGTACGCAATCCCAACTTGAATTCCTTCCCGAGCGTCACACGGACTTTATTTATTCCGTATTGTCTGAAGAACATGGCTTCGTCGGCAGTGTGGCGGTGATGGGTTTATTCTGTTTCTTGTTCTTAACGGGAATCAGAATTGCAACGAACGCGCGCGACAAGTTCGGCGCCTTACTGACCGTCGGAGTTCTGTGTTACGTGTTCTGGCATATGTTCGTGAACATGGGCATGGTTATCGGTTTGCTACCGATCGTGGGTGTTCCCCTGCCGCTACTGTCTTACGGTGGTTCGAGCATGTTAACCACGATGGCCGGTCTTGGTTTAGTCAGCTCTGTCGCTTACCGCAGATACCTGTTCTAA
- a CDS encoding PaaI family thioesterase: MSVAQPVNPFLAQMGIKLLKWEEGYAEFEMPIQTWHMNRQGALQGGVVSTLVDAACGYAGFYAPPGQPEVHGVTITLNVNFVSSTNSGVLKAVAKKIGGGRKIFFSEAQVFTETGVLIASGQGSFKYRTK; this comes from the coding sequence ATGTCTGTGGCTCAGCCTGTGAATCCGTTTTTGGCGCAGATGGGAATTAAGCTTTTGAAGTGGGAAGAAGGGTATGCTGAATTTGAGATGCCCATTCAAACGTGGCACATGAATCGTCAAGGGGCCCTTCAAGGCGGCGTTGTTTCAACGCTTGTCGATGCGGCTTGTGGATATGCCGGTTTTTATGCGCCTCCCGGTCAGCCTGAAGTGCACGGTGTGACGATCACTTTGAATGTCAATTTTGTGTCGTCGACGAATTCTGGTGTTTTGAAAGCAGTTGCAAAAAAGATTGGCGGAGGACGTAAGATCTTTTTCTCTGAAGCGCAGGTTTTCACCGAGACGGGCGTTTTGATCGCATCCGGCCAAGGATCTTTTAAATATCGTACTAAATAA
- a CDS encoding NADP-dependent oxidoreductase, producing the protein MKAAVISKYGRDQKLSLVDIDVPVCGACDALVEIHAASLNPIDFKIRDGKIRFIRSYSFPWIMGHDLAGVVTAVGSKVTRFKVGDKVFSRPRNGRTGSLAQFIAVNENELALMPKNLSFEEAASIPLVGLTSWQALFDTAHMKSGDHVFIQAGSGGVGSFAVQLAKQFGAYVITTTSSRNVEFVRGLGADEVIDYTSKKFEDVLQNVDIVFDTLGGEALYKSFQVLRPGGWVVSISGDPDQRLAQDMGLNFFKREVLRLVGRKANKLAAKARAHYRFIFMHSSGSQLAQIAQLIEAGKIKPIIDKVFSFEESQLAVEYLEQGRSRGKVVIKIR; encoded by the coding sequence ATGAAGGCTGCTGTAATTTCTAAGTATGGGCGTGATCAGAAACTTTCTTTGGTGGATATTGACGTTCCTGTTTGTGGGGCGTGTGATGCGTTGGTTGAGATTCATGCGGCTAGTTTGAATCCGATTGATTTCAAAATTCGTGATGGAAAAATTAGATTTATCCGCTCTTATTCTTTTCCTTGGATTATGGGGCATGATCTTGCTGGGGTGGTTACTGCCGTTGGTAGTAAGGTCACGCGATTTAAAGTCGGTGACAAAGTTTTTTCTCGTCCTCGCAATGGGCGTACGGGGAGTTTGGCGCAGTTTATTGCCGTGAATGAAAACGAACTGGCGCTGATGCCTAAGAATTTATCTTTTGAAGAGGCTGCAAGTATTCCGCTTGTAGGTCTGACAAGTTGGCAGGCGTTGTTTGATACTGCTCACATGAAAAGCGGCGATCACGTTTTCATTCAGGCAGGATCCGGTGGAGTGGGTTCATTTGCGGTTCAGCTTGCGAAACAATTCGGCGCATATGTTATTACGACGACAAGTTCTCGGAACGTAGAGTTTGTGCGCGGCCTTGGTGCGGATGAAGTCATTGATTATACCTCGAAGAAATTTGAAGACGTTTTACAGAATGTCGATATTGTTTTTGATACGTTAGGCGGAGAAGCTCTGTATAAGTCTTTTCAAGTTTTGCGTCCTGGTGGATGGGTGGTTTCGATTTCAGGGGATCCTGATCAGCGCCTTGCCCAAGATATGGGTTTGAATTTCTTTAAGCGTGAAGTGTTGCGCTTGGTGGGACGTAAGGCGAATAAGCTTGCGGCGAAAGCTCGGGCTCACTATCGATTTATTTTTATGCATTCTTCTGGCAGTCAGTTAGCGCAAATTGCTCAGTTGATTGAGGCCGGTAAGATTAAACCGATCATTGATAAAGTATTTTCGTTCGAAGAATCACAACTGGCGGTTGAGTATTTAGAGCAAGGGCGAAGTCGCGGAAAAGTTGTGATCAAAATTCGTTAA
- a CDS encoding lytic transglycosylase domain-containing protein: MKTKHLNSTLAVMTATLTLVLFNNFDFFSWNKPAAPSMEGVSEASRVSHAKELLGRNYIGSDAQKIEGRKSLNYMIYNKVQTQLPAQFKGHAKAITRTVIAESAKYHLDPVFVLAVIKTESKFNPLTVGRYGEIGLMQVKPDTAEWIAKKFKITWNGKQTLQNPESNIKIGLAYMNYLRSKFNSKPVRYVSAYNMGPGNMFRLISKNVNPNEYNSRVMRNYKELYAKLAVRPSITTVAAN, from the coding sequence ATGAAAACGAAACATCTCAATTCTACACTCGCAGTAATGACCGCAACACTCACGTTGGTTCTATTTAATAACTTTGATTTCTTTAGCTGGAATAAGCCAGCTGCACCTTCAATGGAAGGCGTCAGCGAAGCTTCTCGCGTATCACACGCTAAAGAACTTTTGGGCCGCAACTACATTGGTAGTGACGCACAAAAAATCGAAGGCCGTAAATCATTGAATTATATGATCTACAATAAAGTGCAAACGCAATTGCCTGCACAATTCAAAGGTCACGCAAAAGCTATTACACGCACTGTGATTGCAGAGAGCGCTAAATATCATTTAGATCCAGTATTCGTATTAGCTGTGATTAAAACAGAAAGTAAATTCAATCCATTAACTGTAGGTCGTTACGGTGAAATTGGTTTGATGCAAGTAAAGCCTGATACGGCTGAGTGGATTGCGAAGAAATTCAAAATCACTTGGAATGGTAAACAGACTCTACAAAATCCAGAATCGAATATCAAAATCGGTTTGGCTTATATGAATTACCTAAGAAGTAAATTCAACAGCAAACCAGTTCGATACGTTTCTGCTTACAACATGGGTCCTGGGAACATGTTCCGCTTGATCTCGAAAAACGTGAATCCAAACGAATACAACTCTCGCGTGATGAGAAACTATAAAGAGTTGTATGCGAAGTTAGCAGTACGCCCAAGTATCACAACTGTTGCGGCAAACTAA
- a CDS encoding iron-containing redox enzyme family protein, whose product MGKILTTDAILAALEKPKKALRESPWEDKNFYAEWVAQTGHFVRHSTRLLALAAARCTQEQQAFHNRFIPHATEEKGHEKLAFMDLKNLGFQEKDFPEAPATQSLYQPQYYWIEYKNSLAFFGYILCLEILAKDAGPHIEAKTTKAFGPKCSHFIRVHVEEDEGHVEEAMKMVTSIEGPEEKIILDNLIQSCDNYTKMVEYCRERATSKKLRAAG is encoded by the coding sequence ATGGGAAAAATCTTAACGACCGATGCTATTCTTGCAGCTTTAGAAAAACCAAAAAAAGCCCTGCGCGAATCACCCTGGGAAGATAAAAACTTTTATGCCGAATGGGTTGCACAAACCGGTCACTTTGTCAGACATTCAACTCGTCTACTAGCACTCGCAGCCGCACGCTGCACACAAGAACAACAAGCATTTCACAATCGCTTCATTCCCCATGCGACCGAAGAAAAAGGTCACGAAAAATTAGCCTTTATGGATTTAAAAAATCTAGGCTTTCAAGAAAAAGATTTTCCAGAAGCACCAGCCACGCAGTCCTTGTATCAACCGCAATATTATTGGATTGAATACAAAAACTCTTTGGCGTTCTTTGGTTATATTCTGTGCTTAGAGATTCTTGCGAAAGACGCTGGTCCGCATATCGAAGCAAAGACCACAAAAGCTTTCGGCCCGAAATGCAGCCACTTCATCCGTGTACACGTTGAAGAAGACGAAGGCCACGTGGAAGAAGCGATGAAAATGGTCACAAGCATCGAAGGCCCTGAAGAAAAAATCATTCTGGATAACCTGATCCAAAGCTGCGACAACTACACGAAAATGGTCGAATACTGTCGCGAAAGAGCAACATCTAAAAAATTAAGAGCTGCGGGCTAA
- the trxA gene encoding thioredoxin — protein sequence MGTLTTAVTDSSFEAEVLNSSTPVLVDFWAEWCGPCRALAPKLEEVAQELGGKVKIVKVNVDENPGTPGKYGIRGIPAMLLFKGGSEVGQLVGNHPKDAIVDFLSKNT from the coding sequence ATGGGCACATTGACTACAGCAGTAACAGATAGTTCTTTTGAAGCAGAAGTTTTGAATTCTTCAACTCCAGTACTTGTTGATTTTTGGGCAGAGTGGTGTGGCCCTTGCCGTGCCTTGGCTCCAAAATTGGAAGAAGTAGCTCAAGAGTTGGGTGGAAAAGTTAAAATCGTAAAAGTAAACGTGGATGAGAATCCTGGAACTCCAGGCAAGTACGGCATTCGCGGTATTCCTGCAATGTTGCTTTTCAAAGGTGGCAGCGAAGTAGGTCAATTGGTTGGTAATCATCCAAAAGACGCAATCGTTGATTTCCTTTCTAAGAACACATAA
- the lptF gene encoding LPS export ABC transporter permease LptF, whose protein sequence is MFSIFNGRKAAQYIFFEMLPSFILGLMVFISIILMFQVLRLTEFALVHGVSLKVIGEIVGYVIISLLPVLFPMALLFSVLLTYGRLSQDSEIVAMKASGLAMGTLLLPAVVLAIMVGTISAQTSFVIAPWGNRQFEVLFSRLANTKATAVIKEGTFAEGFFDMVVYANEVNSKEGRLKKVFIYDEKNGDVPLTIIAKEGSVMPDPERPGQEVLLRLNNGEIHRQAKTHTKISFDSYDVHFAEPDYTEEKAKSPQSLTLEEVRERLKEDIKDPEQKRIMETELHKRWAISLLCVVFALIGVGLGTTTNRRAAKAGGMIMCIGLIIFYWVLYVAAEGAARSGAIPVPIAIWAPNIIFGALAFESLRRNWN, encoded by the coding sequence ATGTTCAGTATCTTTAATGGCCGAAAAGCTGCGCAGTACATTTTTTTCGAAATGCTTCCGAGTTTCATTCTTGGACTGATGGTCTTCATCTCAATCATCCTGATGTTTCAGGTATTACGACTGACAGAGTTCGCCCTTGTTCACGGCGTCTCGTTAAAAGTCATCGGCGAGATCGTCGGATATGTGATTATCTCTTTGCTCCCAGTGCTATTTCCGATGGCCCTGCTCTTTTCAGTCTTACTAACCTATGGCCGCTTAAGCCAAGATTCAGAAATCGTCGCGATGAAAGCGAGCGGCCTTGCAATGGGCACCTTGCTTTTGCCAGCGGTCGTTTTAGCGATCATGGTGGGAACTATTTCCGCACAAACTTCTTTCGTGATTGCCCCTTGGGGGAACCGTCAGTTTGAAGTTTTATTTAGCCGCTTAGCAAATACCAAAGCCACAGCCGTCATCAAAGAGGGAACTTTCGCTGAAGGTTTCTTCGACATGGTCGTTTACGCCAACGAAGTAAATTCCAAAGAAGGTCGTCTTAAAAAAGTATTTATCTATGACGAAAAAAATGGCGATGTGCCGCTGACGATCATCGCGAAAGAAGGATCGGTCATGCCTGATCCAGAACGCCCAGGCCAAGAAGTGCTTTTGCGTTTAAACAATGGTGAAATCCACCGCCAAGCAAAGACACACACAAAAATCAGTTTCGATAGTTATGATGTGCATTTTGCTGAGCCCGATTACACAGAAGAAAAAGCAAAGTCGCCACAATCACTGACTTTGGAAGAAGTGCGTGAGCGCTTGAAAGAAGATATCAAAGATCCAGAACAAAAACGCATCATGGAAACAGAGCTACACAAGCGCTGGGCTATTTCTTTATTGTGTGTGGTGTTTGCATTGATCGGCGTGGGTCTTGGAACAACGACGAATCGTCGTGCAGCGAAGGCTGGCGGCATGATCATGTGTATTGGTTTAATTATCTTCTATTGGGTTCTGTACGTCGCTGCAGAAGGTGCGGCACGAAGCGGAGCCATTCCAGTACCTATCGCAATCTGGGCTCCGAACATCATTTTTGGTGCTTTAGCTTTTGAGTCTTTAAGAAGAAACTGGAATTAG
- a CDS encoding DNA-processing protein DprA, translating to MTDLYAFSHLIKNHPFYKKHRDGVHQIYLRLAKAKALNVANIMQMVETLIPEMMFTLEDSHAMLDRLTEQFIQRKLEGIQFTVYGDEIYPSSCYLMADPPLILSFRGSPAWLLERSLSVVGSRDPSFESLRWMEKELSDFCEVEKALIVSGGARGVDQKAHGIALRKSCPTVVILPSGLKDMYPNTLAQWIDPVLEAGGCFLSEYDHEQTMHKHLFHHRNRLIAAMGAATLLVEARRRSGTLITANQAVQLGRPVWVVPGHPQDPHFAGCLDLLSEGATMVRDAQDLSMFFHSELISEKVAAVGVGGLDGLPH from the coding sequence ATGACAGACCTATACGCATTTTCTCATTTAATTAAGAATCATCCCTTTTATAAAAAACACCGCGACGGCGTTCATCAGATTTATCTGCGTCTTGCCAAAGCCAAAGCATTGAATGTCGCCAACATCATGCAGATGGTGGAAACGCTTATTCCCGAAATGATGTTTACCTTGGAAGACAGTCACGCGATGTTGGATCGTCTGACCGAACAATTCATCCAGCGCAAACTTGAAGGCATTCAGTTTACGGTTTACGGCGACGAAATTTATCCCAGCAGTTGCTATCTAATGGCAGATCCGCCGTTGATCTTAAGCTTTCGTGGTTCGCCTGCGTGGCTTTTAGAAAGAAGCCTTTCAGTTGTTGGCAGTCGCGATCCCAGTTTTGAATCGCTGCGCTGGATGGAAAAAGAACTTTCTGATTTTTGTGAAGTCGAAAAGGCTTTGATTGTTAGTGGTGGCGCACGGGGAGTCGATCAAAAAGCCCATGGCATTGCTTTACGTAAAAGCTGTCCCACCGTTGTGATTCTGCCAAGCGGCTTAAAAGATATGTATCCAAACACACTCGCGCAGTGGATTGATCCGGTGCTTGAAGCGGGTGGCTGTTTTTTAAGTGAATACGATCACGAACAAACCATGCACAAACATCTTTTTCATCATCGCAATCGCCTGATCGCCGCGATGGGAGCGGCAACGCTGCTGGTGGAAGCACGCAGGCGCAGTGGAACATTGATCACGGCGAATCAAGCGGTGCAATTGGGACGACCGGTGTGGGTTGTCCCCGGTCACCCTCAAGATCCACACTTTGCCGGGTGCTTGGATTTGTTAAGTGAAGGGGCCACCATGGTTCGCGATGCTCAAGATTTATCCATGTTCTTTCACTCTGAGTTAATAAGTGAAAAAGTGGCCGCAGTAGGGGTTGGGGGATTGGATGGATTGCCCCACTAG